A portion of the uncultured Draconibacterium sp. genome contains these proteins:
- a CDS encoding alpha-L-fucosidase: MTSRLFWLFVLLITASCSDVTPPEPVLPVPSERQLAWNDMEYYAFVHFNMNTFSNMEWGFGDEDPDLFNPTELDCRQWARICKEAGMKGIILTAKHHDGFCLWPTASTDHSVKSSSWKNGEGDVVRELADACEEYGLKLGLYLSPWDRNNPEYGNDKYIEIFRTQLRELMSNYGEVFEVWFDGANGGTGYYGGANEERRIDRKTYYDWENTRQIVRDIQPMACLFSDAGPDVRWIGNEEGWAPETNWSPLRRDEFYPGSPNYLELRNGHEDGDYWVPAEVNVSIRPGWYYHPYEDHKVKTLPQLLDIYYNSIGRNGSLLINFPVDTRGLIHEKDEEQILKLAKAVKADFANDLAAWKNAEATSVRGNSKKYKAVNVTDDDPDTYWATDDGVVQASVTIDLGEETIFNRFLVQEDIRLGQRVTEFSVDAYINNEWEEIDSQTTIGRKRILRLPETTASKVRFTVKDSKASPVITKIGIYHAPKVIIEPKITRTKDGIINIEAFDGGLDIYYTIDGSKPDINSSKYKDPFELAQKAIVKAIVVDPNENKTSTVSVAEFDVPKTKWKVVGKYKDAEKANLIFDGNENTAFTVGESVPVDFVFDLGENLTITGFKYLPDQQRFDPGIIFNYKLYLSNDGKNWKQPVSDGEFSNIRNSPVWQTNSFAPANARYIKFTALSPAEENGKVGIAEFDIITQ; encoded by the coding sequence ATGACCAGCAGATTATTTTGGCTATTTGTGTTGTTAATTACTGCCTCATGCAGTGATGTTACTCCTCCGGAACCTGTATTGCCAGTGCCTTCTGAACGGCAATTGGCATGGAACGACATGGAGTATTATGCGTTTGTTCATTTTAATATGAATACCTTTTCAAATATGGAGTGGGGATTTGGCGACGAAGATCCCGATTTATTTAATCCAACCGAGTTGGATTGTCGCCAGTGGGCACGGATTTGTAAAGAGGCCGGAATGAAAGGAATTATTCTGACGGCCAAACATCACGATGGATTTTGTTTATGGCCAACCGCATCAACGGATCATTCGGTAAAAAGCTCCTCTTGGAAAAACGGTGAAGGCGATGTGGTACGCGAACTGGCCGATGCCTGCGAAGAATATGGATTAAAATTAGGACTTTATCTTTCGCCATGGGATCGCAATAATCCGGAATATGGAAACGACAAGTACATTGAAATATTCAGAACGCAGCTGCGTGAATTGATGAGTAATTATGGCGAAGTTTTTGAAGTTTGGTTTGACGGTGCTAATGGTGGGACCGGTTATTACGGAGGTGCAAACGAAGAACGACGCATTGATCGTAAAACCTATTACGATTGGGAAAACACCAGGCAGATTGTTCGCGACATTCAACCAATGGCGTGTTTATTCAGCGACGCCGGTCCTGATGTGCGCTGGATTGGTAACGAAGAAGGTTGGGCGCCGGAAACTAACTGGTCGCCACTTCGAAGAGACGAGTTTTACCCCGGTTCGCCAAATTATCTCGAGCTGCGTAACGGGCACGAAGATGGAGATTATTGGGTGCCTGCCGAGGTGAATGTTTCCATTCGTCCGGGCTGGTATTATCACCCTTACGAAGATCACAAAGTGAAAACTTTGCCGCAGCTGCTCGACATATATTATAATAGTATTGGTAGAAATGGATCGTTGCTTATTAATTTTCCGGTTGACACGCGCGGACTTATTCATGAAAAAGACGAGGAACAGATATTGAAGTTGGCCAAAGCTGTAAAAGCCGATTTTGCCAATGATCTTGCTGCCTGGAAAAATGCCGAAGCTACAAGTGTTCGTGGTAATTCAAAAAAGTATAAAGCAGTCAATGTAACCGATGATGATCCGGATACGTATTGGGCAACCGACGATGGAGTTGTTCAGGCATCAGTGACTATTGATTTGGGCGAAGAAACTATCTTTAACCGTTTTCTCGTTCAGGAAGACATTCGTTTGGGACAGCGTGTAACGGAATTTTCGGTAGATGCATATATTAATAATGAGTGGGAGGAGATCGATTCGCAAACCACAATCGGTAGAAAACGTATTTTGCGATTACCGGAAACAACCGCCTCGAAAGTGCGATTTACGGTTAAGGACTCGAAAGCATCCCCGGTCATTACAAAAATTGGTATCTATCACGCACCGAAAGTTATCATCGAGCCAAAAATCACAAGAACAAAAGATGGTATTATTAATATAGAAGCTTTCGATGGCGGACTCGATATATATTATACCATTGACGGAAGCAAACCCGATATTAATTCATCAAAATATAAAGATCCGTTCGAGTTGGCTCAAAAAGCAATTGTAAAAGCGATTGTTGTTGATCCGAATGAAAACAAAACGAGCACAGTTTCTGTGGCCGAGTTTGATGTTCCAAAAACGAAATGGAAAGTAGTTGGCAAGTATAAAGACGCAGAGAAAGCGAACTTGATTTTCGATGGAAATGAAAATACAGCGTTTACGGTTGGAGAATCGGTGCCGGTTGATTTTGTTTTCGACCTGGGAGAAAATCTAACCATTACAGGTTTTAAATACCTGCCCGATCAACAACGTTTTGATCCCGGTATTATATTTAATTACAAGTTGTATTTAAGTAACGATGGTAAAAACTGGAAACAACCGGTTTCTGATGGTGAGTTTTCGAATATCCGGAATAGCCCTGTTTGGCAAACAAATAGTTTCGCTCCGGCAAACGCCCGCTACATTAAATTCACTGCTTTGTCGCCAGCCGAAGAAAATGGAAAAGTTGGAATCGCGGAATTCGATATTATTACACAATAA
- a CDS encoding alpha-L-fucosidase: protein MKRAITLIMLILVVNQLAFSQKKIWDETQEEKTERMKWWTDARFGMFIHWGLYAQAARHEWVKKNERISDEDYQKYFEIFNPDLFDPTEWAKKAKAAGMKYAVITTKHHEGFNMFASDYTDYNVMNTPYGEDIIKQWVDAFRAEGLGVGFYYSLIDWHHQEYTIDRVHPQSATSKEEYDELNKGHDMDIYREYLKNQVREILTNYGKIDILWLDYSFPGEFGKGRDDWGSVELMKMVRELQPGIIVNDRADLKDYWGGWDFTTPEQFKVDKWPEENGVRIPWETCQTFSGSWGYYRDENTWKDNKQLLVLLIESVSKGGNLLLNVGPTARGTFDYRADNALAKMGEWMKYNSRSIYNCTQAPDEFEAPDNTLLTYNPETNRLYVHLLDYPLQNFLMPGYGDKVKYAQFLHDASEIKIGKPHGYWIEQEHAENDINLLLPVNKPNVEIPVIELFLK, encoded by the coding sequence ATGAAAAGAGCGATTACATTGATAATGCTGATATTGGTTGTAAACCAATTGGCATTCTCGCAAAAGAAAATTTGGGACGAAACACAGGAGGAAAAAACGGAGCGCATGAAGTGGTGGACCGATGCACGCTTTGGGATGTTTATTCATTGGGGTTTATATGCGCAGGCGGCACGGCATGAATGGGTGAAGAAGAACGAGCGAATTTCGGATGAAGATTACCAGAAATACTTCGAGATTTTTAATCCCGATCTTTTTGATCCTACAGAATGGGCAAAAAAGGCCAAAGCTGCCGGAATGAAATATGCAGTAATTACTACAAAGCATCACGAAGGCTTTAATATGTTTGCATCAGATTACACCGACTATAATGTAATGAACACGCCTTACGGGGAAGATATAATAAAACAATGGGTGGATGCATTTCGTGCCGAAGGTCTTGGTGTTGGATTTTATTATTCGTTAATCGACTGGCACCATCAGGAGTATACCATCGATCGGGTGCACCCTCAAAGTGCAACATCAAAAGAAGAATACGATGAGCTGAATAAAGGTCATGATATGGATATATATCGTGAATACTTGAAAAACCAGGTTCGCGAGATATTAACTAATTACGGAAAGATCGATATCCTTTGGCTGGATTATTCATTTCCCGGAGAGTTTGGAAAAGGACGAGACGATTGGGGATCGGTGGAACTGATGAAAATGGTTCGTGAGTTACAGCCAGGTATAATTGTAAACGATCGTGCCGACCTGAAAGATTATTGGGGTGGCTGGGATTTTACAACACCCGAACAGTTTAAGGTGGATAAATGGCCCGAAGAGAATGGTGTGCGAATTCCGTGGGAAACCTGTCAGACTTTCTCCGGCTCGTGGGGCTATTATCGCGACGAAAATACCTGGAAAGACAATAAGCAATTGCTGGTATTATTAATAGAGTCGGTAAGTAAAGGCGGTAACCTTTTATTAAATGTAGGTCCAACTGCACGCGGCACTTTTGATTATCGGGCTGATAATGCACTTGCAAAAATGGGAGAGTGGATGAAATACAACAGCCGATCGATATATAATTGTACGCAGGCGCCCGACGAATTTGAAGCTCCGGATAACACATTGTTAACATACAATCCGGAAACAAATCGGCTGTATGTCCACTTGTTGGATTATCCATTGCAGAATTTCCTGATGCCAGGATATGGCGATAAAGTAAAATATGCCCAGTTCTTGCACGATGCATCCGAAATTAAAATTGGGAAACCACATGGATATTGGATAGAGCAAGAACATGCAGAAAATGATATTAATTTGCTGTTGCCCGTTAACAAACCAAATGTTGAGATTCCCGTAATCGAACTTTTCCTGAAATAG